A genomic window from Tolypothrix sp. PCC 7910 includes:
- a CDS encoding DUF1995 family protein produces the protein MSELPKSLEEAIAQSRIATQAALADGCTRLQVEYLFPELKMMLVAADFLPMFDEYGSRLKIFFADAGAAALARREWADKPYKIEDIGTGRATPVGSKVQPEDEIFLFITPTAVEVPQLEKLCQEIGDRPIVLLNPRLEDAGTIGIGYAGRQTRERFISTIESSYYLRPVDDETAVFRCYPGLWEVWVEKDGDYQKITELPNRPSGDELDLILMKQSQTATDSTPAKKPSVFKSLQRFIKALSS, from the coding sequence ATGAGTGAACTTCCCAAGAGTCTTGAAGAAGCGATCGCCCAATCTCGCATAGCTACCCAAGCTGCTTTAGCAGATGGCTGTACTCGCTTACAAGTTGAGTATTTGTTCCCAGAACTGAAAATGATGCTGGTGGCGGCAGATTTTTTACCGATGTTTGACGAATACGGTTCTCGCTTAAAGATTTTTTTTGCTGATGCTGGTGCTGCTGCCCTTGCTCGTCGTGAATGGGCAGACAAACCATATAAAATTGAGGATATCGGTACAGGTAGGGCAACTCCTGTCGGGTCAAAAGTTCAGCCAGAGGATGAAATTTTTCTATTTATTACCCCGACGGCTGTAGAAGTACCGCAGTTGGAAAAACTCTGCCAAGAAATAGGCGATCGCCCCATAGTTCTCTTAAATCCCCGCCTCGAAGATGCTGGAACTATAGGTATTGGTTACGCTGGAAGACAAACTCGTGAACGGTTCATTAGTACCATAGAATCTTCTTACTACCTGCGCCCTGTAGATGATGAAACTGCCGTTTTTCGCTGCTACCCTGGGCTGTGGGAAGTTTGGGTAGAAAAAGACGGCGACTATCAAAAAATCACAGAATTACCCAACAGACCTTCAGGTGATGAGTTAGATCTCATCCTGATGAAACAATCCCAAACAGCAACAGACTCTACACCTGCCAAAAAACCAAGTGTGTTTAAGAGTCTGCAACGATTTATCAAAGCGTTGAGTAGCTAG
- a CDS encoding zinc-dependent metalloprotease, which produces MNRLTFYVILLHGLFLGLTTASAKSVPNKGVNTELHNPQKVNIFSLNPGLVKVTETAESSQQNLKPLKKLDNDAPKQALGKPQLPDSLGQKIDKVWVLNQNQQVQQQPFNWIVKSPKQVGKQPFLQAGKTPDKPNEKPNSSSKPPKKDDLESFDEVTKDTEKSAGVFTLYRQKEKNKIYLEIQPEQLNKNYLATSTLESGIGEQGIYSGMPLQDFLFYFKRVDNNLQFAVRNVNFRTREGDPQARSLVRSFSDSVLYTIPIKSIHPERKTLLIDLGDLLLTDLAGLSLSLGIPGGTDQSYFGEAKVFPENLEVETVLNFSGGGGSSSESEMLNFESLPDSRGFTLRLHYSISQLPNNKYQPRLADERVGYFITAYQDLSKDDRGDPFMRYINRWNLEKADPQAAISRPKKPIVFWIDNAVPFEYRDAIKEGILMWNKAFLKAGFKDAIEVRQMPDNATWDPADIRYNTIRWINTIDGFFARGPSRVNPLTGEILDADILVDGSFVRVLKNEYRQIVQPNVSSTRTSLSALMQNNMLCVNGLGGKSNDNQQQPAKQKPLLGRLAKIAGESDLCYGMEASQQFALGSLAMTLLEDNTTSQEQLKEYINQYLRLIIAHEVGHTLGLRHNFRGSNLLQPEELNDQQITHHKGLTASVMDYIPPNIAPQGTKQGDYFPSMVGPYDDWAIQYGYTPTQASTPIAEKAFLEEIANQSDRPELSYSTDEDRYDLDPTANAWDNSGNVLRYSQWQLDNSRVMWDRLTKRYPIAGESFSDLSDRFGTVLGNYFQNIFYTTKYIGGQSFYRIRASASSSKVNSQRRLPFQAVPVEEQRQALATLNKYVFAEDAFNFSPELLNKLAPSRWYHWGSYPMIGRLDYPIHDLVLILQSAVLTDLLSGDRLTRLKDIELKNPTQKTLTIPELLDTLQTDIWTEVIKPQNKPLKISSLRRGLQREYVNILSDMVLRKEYVPEDARTLAWYKIKQLNEKLAGANSDDEYTKAHILETRDRIEKVLNAPIRSN; this is translated from the coding sequence ATGAATAGATTAACTTTTTATGTAATTTTGTTGCATGGTTTGTTTTTAGGATTAACAACTGCTAGTGCTAAGTCTGTGCCTAACAAGGGAGTAAATACTGAGTTACACAATCCACAAAAGGTAAATATATTTAGTTTAAATCCAGGCCTAGTAAAGGTTACAGAAACAGCTGAGAGTAGCCAGCAAAACCTGAAACCTTTAAAAAAACTAGACAATGATGCTCCCAAACAAGCCTTAGGTAAGCCACAGTTACCGGATTCTCTAGGGCAAAAGATAGATAAAGTCTGGGTGCTTAATCAAAATCAACAGGTACAGCAGCAACCTTTTAACTGGATAGTTAAAAGTCCCAAACAAGTAGGAAAACAACCTTTTTTACAAGCGGGAAAAACCCCAGATAAGCCAAACGAAAAACCTAACTCATCTAGTAAACCACCAAAAAAGGATGATTTAGAGTCGTTTGATGAAGTCACCAAAGACACTGAAAAGTCAGCGGGAGTGTTCACGCTTTATCGCCAGAAAGAAAAGAATAAAATTTATTTAGAAATTCAACCAGAGCAACTAAATAAAAATTACTTAGCTACGTCTACCTTGGAATCTGGTATTGGGGAACAAGGTATTTATAGCGGTATGCCTTTGCAGGATTTTTTATTTTACTTTAAACGAGTCGATAACAACCTGCAATTTGCTGTCCGTAATGTGAATTTTCGTACTCGTGAAGGAGATCCACAAGCGCGATCGCTGGTTCGGTCTTTTAGTGACTCTGTACTGTACACTATTCCCATTAAAAGCATTCATCCAGAACGCAAAACTCTGCTGATTGACTTGGGCGATTTGTTACTGACAGATTTAGCAGGCTTATCTCTAAGTTTGGGGATACCAGGTGGTACAGACCAATCCTATTTTGGTGAAGCCAAAGTCTTTCCAGAAAACCTAGAAGTGGAAACTGTATTAAATTTTTCTGGTGGTGGCGGTAGCAGTAGCGAAAGTGAAATGCTCAACTTTGAGTCTTTACCTGACAGCCGTGGCTTTACTCTCCGTCTGCACTACAGTATCTCCCAATTGCCGAACAATAAATATCAACCGCGTTTGGCTGACGAGCGTGTGGGCTATTTTATCACTGCCTATCAAGACTTATCTAAAGACGATCGCGGCGACCCGTTTATGCGTTATATCAATCGCTGGAACTTAGAAAAAGCCGACCCCCAAGCAGCAATATCTCGACCGAAAAAACCGATAGTCTTCTGGATTGATAACGCTGTACCTTTTGAGTATCGCGATGCCATTAAAGAAGGGATATTAATGTGGAATAAAGCCTTTCTCAAGGCAGGCTTTAAAGACGCAATTGAAGTACGGCAAATGCCAGATAATGCCACATGGGACCCTGCAGATATTCGTTACAATACTATTCGTTGGATTAACACCATCGATGGTTTTTTTGCTAGGGGGCCATCCCGTGTTAATCCCTTAACTGGAGAAATTTTAGATGCAGATATTTTAGTAGATGGCAGCTTTGTCCGTGTACTGAAGAATGAATATCGTCAAATAGTACAACCCAATGTCTCATCTACACGTACTTCTTTATCAGCTTTGATGCAAAATAATATGCTTTGCGTCAATGGCTTAGGTGGCAAGTCTAACGATAATCAGCAGCAGCCAGCGAAGCAAAAGCCTTTGTTAGGTCGTTTAGCGAAAATTGCTGGTGAGTCTGACTTATGCTATGGCATGGAAGCCTCGCAGCAGTTTGCTTTGGGTTCCTTAGCAATGACACTCCTAGAAGACAACACCACTAGTCAAGAGCAATTAAAAGAATATATCAATCAATACTTACGCTTAATTATTGCCCACGAAGTTGGTCACACCTTGGGGTTACGCCACAACTTCCGGGGTAGCAATCTACTACAGCCAGAAGAACTCAACGATCAGCAAATTACGCATCACAAAGGTTTAACAGCTTCGGTAATGGATTATATTCCGCCAAATATTGCTCCCCAAGGTACTAAACAGGGTGATTATTTCCCCAGTATGGTTGGGCCTTATGATGACTGGGCAATTCAGTACGGCTATACACCTACACAAGCATCAACCCCCATCGCCGAGAAAGCATTTTTAGAAGAAATTGCTAACCAATCCGATCGCCCAGAGTTGAGTTACTCTACAGATGAAGATAGGTATGATCTCGACCCAACCGCTAATGCTTGGGACAATAGCGGCAATGTACTGCGCTATTCTCAATGGCAGCTAGATAATTCTCGTGTGATGTGGGATCGTCTCACCAAACGTTATCCCATTGCCGGAGAAAGTTTTAGCGACTTGAGCGATCGCTTTGGTACTGTATTAGGTAACTACTTCCAAAATATTTTCTACACTACAAAATATATTGGTGGACAGTCCTTCTATCGCATTCGTGCTAGCGCTTCATCTAGCAAAGTCAACAGTCAACGGCGATTACCATTCCAAGCCGTACCAGTAGAAGAACAACGCCAAGCATTAGCGACATTAAATAAATATGTCTTTGCTGAAGATGCTTTTAACTTCTCGCCAGAATTGCTGAATAAATTAGCACCTTCCCGCTGGTACCATTGGGGTAGCTATCCGATGATTGGGCGTTTAGATTACCCAATTCATGACTTGGTGTTAATCTTACAGAGTGCAGTATTGACGGATTTACTTTCAGGCGATCGCCTTACCCGCCTCAAGGACATTGAACTTAAAAATCCTACCCAAAAAACCCTTACTATTCCAGAGCTATTAGATACTCTGCAAACTGATATTTGGACAGAAGTCATCAAACCTCAAAACAAACCCCTGAAGATTTCCAGCCTGCGGCGAGGCTTACAGCGGGAATATGTGAATATTCTGAGTGATATGGTGTTACGCAAAGAATACGTACCCGAAGACGCACGTACATTAGCTTGGTATAAAATAAAGCAACTCAACGAAAAACTAGCAGGAGCAAATTCTGACGACGAGTATACAAAAGCGCACATTCTCGAAACACGCGATCGCATTGAGAAAGTCTTGAATGCGCCCATAAGAAGTAATTAG
- a CDS encoding pentapeptide repeat-containing protein, producing the protein MSYLSQIWKRLSNYARGTKLLEISHTESLEAEAVSFKRKTTSDFEQGVKFAQNNLPDSLLPQQLQKRLEEWSNPSSGLLEFTNEMPSATISIDAQRLTARYRQLYAQIYDLLGESALTPDMVEQVMNLLIVGKKFRPVVLFQRLEEFYRRWCRGEFIDAAPNDNLPQKKMLQMLEKNRDIGLRQVDIYTGLNVLILLLELHRYAQRLAELQQHITFYPSSQPDTESFFTSQLLRIINYSDAIEIGNFASIVGEFLRGGNFRGAYLGNANLAGANFSGANLTGAYLGDANLTGANFSGANLTGAYLGDANLSGANFSNANLSRTDLSSANFSGANLNHADLSRANLSHADLSSTNLKNANLTSADLSSTNLKDANLSGSDLSHAILFGANLSEANLTGINLSHADLCRADLSGADLSRGILNGANLSDTILFSTNLNDAILVAADLSYAKLNGAKLNGAKLNGAMFLGADLSGVDLSGVILNDADLSGVMLNDADLSGADLSDAMLFGTDLSYANLNQANLSGSNLSGALLNGADLSQSNLSYAILSNADVSEANLEEMTWGEKQQWETVRGLETALNVPEGLKQQLGLRG; encoded by the coding sequence ATGTCATATTTATCGCAAATCTGGAAGCGTTTAAGCAATTACGCCAGAGGGACAAAGTTGCTAGAGATATCGCACACAGAATCTCTGGAAGCCGAAGCAGTGTCTTTTAAGAGAAAAACAACTTCAGATTTTGAGCAAGGCGTTAAATTTGCTCAAAATAATTTACCAGACTCCTTACTACCCCAACAATTACAAAAAAGGTTGGAAGAATGGTCAAACCCAAGTAGTGGTCTACTAGAGTTTACAAACGAGATGCCATCCGCCACAATCAGTATAGACGCGCAGCGGCTCACCGCTAGATATCGCCAATTATATGCACAAATTTACGATTTATTAGGTGAGAGTGCGTTGACTCCAGACATGGTTGAACAAGTTATGAACTTGTTAATTGTGGGGAAAAAATTTCGTCCAGTAGTCTTATTTCAACGTCTAGAAGAATTTTATCGTCGCTGGTGTCGAGGGGAATTTATCGATGCAGCACCGAATGATAACTTGCCCCAGAAAAAAATGCTACAGATGCTAGAGAAAAATCGAGACATCGGACTGAGGCAAGTAGATATATATACAGGACTTAATGTACTCATTTTACTATTGGAGTTACACCGCTACGCCCAAAGGCTAGCTGAACTCCAGCAGCATATTACGTTTTATCCTTCCAGCCAACCGGATACAGAAAGTTTTTTCACATCGCAACTTCTACGTATTATTAACTATAGCGATGCCATAGAAATTGGTAATTTTGCTAGTATCGTTGGGGAATTCTTAAGAGGTGGCAACTTCCGTGGTGCTTATTTAGGAAATGCTAACTTGGCAGGTGCTAACTTTAGCGGCGCTAACCTTACTGGTGCATACTTAGGAGATGCCAACTTAACTGGTGCTAACTTTAGCGGCGCTAACCTTACTGGTGCATACTTAGGAGATGCCAACCTCAGTGGTGCAAACTTTAGTAATGCCAACCTTAGCCGCACCGACCTGAGTAGTGCCAACTTCAGCGGTGCCAACCTCAACCATGCTGACCTCAGCCGCGCTAACCTTAGCCATGCTGACCTCAGCAGCACCAATCTCAAAAATGCTAATCTCACTAGTGCCGACTTGAGCAGCACTAATCTCAAAGATGCTAACCTCAGTGGTAGCGACCTTAGTCACGCCATACTTTTCGGTGCTAATCTCAGCGAAGCTAACTTGACTGGCATCAACCTCAGTCATGCTGATCTCTGCCGTGCTGACCTCAGTGGCGCAGACCTCAGCCGTGGTATCCTCAATGGTGCCAACCTCAGCGACACGATACTTTTCAGTACCAACCTAAATGATGCCATTCTTGTGGCTGCAGATCTCAGTTACGCCAAACTCAACGGTGCAAAACTCAACGGCGCGAAGCTCAACGGTGCAATGTTTTTAGGTGCAGATCTCAGCGGTGTAGATTTGAGTGGTGTAATTCTCAACGATGCCGACCTGAGTGGTGTGATGCTTAACGATGCTGACCTCAGCGGTGCCGATTTGAGTGATGCCATGCTTTTTGGTACCGACCTCAGTTATGCCAATCTCAATCAAGCCAACCTCAGTGGTAGTAACCTTAGTGGTGCTTTACTCAATGGCGCAGACCTCAGCCAGAGCAACCTCAGCTACGCCATACTCAGCAACGCTGATGTTAGCGAAGCCAACCTAGAAGAAATGACCTGGGGAGAAAAGCAGCAATGGGAAACTGTTCGCGGATTAGAAACCGCGCTCAATGTACCAGAAGGATTGAAGCAGCAGCTTGGGTTAAGGGGATGA
- the kdpC gene encoding K(+)-transporting ATPase subunit C, producing the protein MSIIREIIRSIRITLVLWLLTAIIYPLLILVVGQVFFPLQANGSIMQNIDAQPDGPPIGSALIGQVFTSEKYFHGRPSTVRYSQGKKAKATGISGASNLAPTNPELLNRIVEQANQFRDENIQPSADLIYTSASGLDPHISVKSARQQLERVAHARNLKEDEILPLINKYTDDRFLWVFGEPGVNVLRLNYALDLQDINRKANE; encoded by the coding sequence ATGTCTATTATTCGAGAAATCATCAGGTCAATTCGTATAACTCTGGTACTTTGGTTACTAACGGCAATCATATATCCTCTGTTAATTTTAGTAGTCGGTCAAGTTTTTTTCCCTTTGCAAGCTAATGGCAGCATCATGCAAAATATAGATGCTCAACCAGATGGCCCACCAATTGGTTCTGCCTTAATTGGTCAAGTGTTTACATCAGAGAAATATTTTCATGGTCGTCCCAGTACAGTGAGATATAGCCAAGGTAAAAAAGCCAAAGCAACTGGCATTTCTGGCGCTAGTAATCTGGCTCCTACTAATCCAGAATTACTTAATCGTATTGTTGAGCAAGCTAATCAATTTCGAGACGAAAATATTCAACCAAGCGCAGATTTAATTTACACCTCTGCATCTGGCTTAGATCCTCATATTTCGGTGAAGTCTGCTAGGCAGCAATTGGAGAGAGTAGCTCATGCCCGGAATCTCAAAGAAGATGAAATATTACCTCTAATTAATAAATATACTGATGATAGATTTCTATGGGTTTTTGGTGAGCCAGGAGTAAATGTTTTGCGATTAAATTACGCTCTTGATTTGCAAGATATTAATCGTAAGGCAAATGAATAA
- the kdpF gene encoding K(+)-transporting ATPase subunit F, with protein MNKNFQDRSLRQTISFVWTKLRKQQFLLSTLIALGFTLAFAPVVYAASDVNLESRTTWAIGILGLVTISLVIYLFVVVFQPERF; from the coding sequence ATGAACAAAAATTTTCAGGATAGAAGTTTAAGACAGACAATATCTTTTGTCTGGACAAAATTGCGTAAACAACAGTTCCTGCTGTCAACGTTGATAGCGCTGGGATTCACCTTAGCATTTGCCCCTGTAGTTTATGCCGCCTCTGATGTAAATTTAGAAAGCCGCACCACATGGGCAATTGGCATTTTGGGACTTGTTACGATATCCCTGGTTATATACTTGTTTGTTGTTGTTTTTCAGCCAGAACGCTTCTAA
- the kdpB gene encoding potassium-transporting ATPase subunit KdpB, producing MNQVATTSKARPPRSRSGDRRQPRKKAKISTRGIYFRAIKDAFVKLTPQHAIKNPVMFLVWIGTLITLAVTIDPSLFGPVQQNNPQLFNGILTGILFFTVWFANFAEAVAEGRGKAQADVLRSTKSDTIAKQLATDGTITEVPSSSLKQGDTVYVVAGDFIPADGEVIMGVASVDESAITGESAPVLKESGSDVASSVTGGTRIISDELIIRITADSGKGFIDRMIALVEGAERSKTPNEIALTVLLAVLSLVFLFVVVTLPAFAYTVNNPVSIPVLIALLVALIPTTIGGLLSAIGIAGMDRVAQFNVIATSGRAVEACGDVNTLVLDKTGTITLGNRLAEEFIPINGHTLEEIANVAWVASVFDDTPEGKSILRLAEKLGARVDFDYHQAQAVEFSAKTRMSGTNLPGGREVRKGAVGAIKGFVRSRNGRETPELDAAYERVSQQGGTPLAVCLDHEIYGVIYLKDIVKPGIRERFDQLRRMGVRTIMLTGDNHITAAVIAKEAGVDDFIAEATPEDKITVIKQEQAKGKLVAMTGDGTNDAPALAQANVGLAMNTGTQAAKEAANMVDLDSDPTKLIDIVNVGKQLLITRGALTTFSLANDIAKYFAIIPVIFASANLQSLNIMKLTSTNSAVLSALIYNALIIPALIPLALKGVYFRPLTANQLLQRNILIYGLGGIITPFIAIKLIDMLITIAGLT from the coding sequence ATGAATCAAGTTGCAACTACCTCCAAAGCTAGACCCCCACGTTCACGTTCAGGCGATCGCCGTCAACCACGCAAAAAAGCCAAGATAAGTACTAGAGGCATATACTTTAGAGCTATTAAAGATGCTTTTGTGAAGCTCACTCCGCAACACGCCATCAAAAACCCAGTAATGTTTTTGGTGTGGATTGGTACACTGATTACTTTAGCGGTCACAATTGATCCTAGTTTGTTTGGCCCTGTTCAGCAGAATAATCCCCAACTCTTCAACGGCATATTAACTGGGATTTTGTTTTTTACAGTCTGGTTTGCCAATTTTGCAGAAGCTGTAGCCGAAGGACGAGGTAAAGCCCAAGCCGATGTTTTGCGATCGACAAAATCAGATACTATTGCCAAGCAACTCGCCACCGATGGCACTATTACTGAAGTCCCATCTAGCAGCCTCAAACAAGGTGATACCGTCTACGTGGTAGCAGGCGATTTTATTCCCGCCGATGGGGAAGTGATTATGGGTGTTGCTTCGGTGGATGAATCGGCAATTACTGGGGAATCTGCACCAGTACTCAAAGAATCTGGCTCAGATGTTGCTAGTTCTGTGACTGGTGGTACGCGGATTATCTCAGATGAATTAATCATCCGCATTACAGCCGACTCAGGCAAAGGCTTTATCGACCGGATGATTGCTTTGGTGGAAGGGGCAGAACGTAGCAAGACACCTAATGAAATTGCCTTGACTGTATTATTGGCAGTTCTCAGCTTAGTGTTTTTATTTGTAGTCGTAACTCTGCCTGCATTTGCTTATACCGTTAATAATCCAGTCAGCATACCAGTTTTAATTGCTCTGTTAGTTGCACTAATCCCCACTACCATTGGCGGGTTGCTGAGTGCTATTGGCATTGCGGGTATGGATCGAGTTGCCCAATTTAACGTGATTGCCACATCTGGTAGAGCTGTCGAAGCCTGTGGGGATGTCAATACTCTAGTCTTAGATAAGACAGGGACAATTACCCTTGGTAACCGCTTGGCAGAAGAGTTTATCCCCATCAATGGTCATACACTTGAGGAAATCGCCAATGTTGCTTGGGTAGCTAGCGTATTTGATGATACCCCTGAAGGTAAATCGATTTTGCGACTAGCAGAAAAATTAGGCGCAAGGGTAGATTTTGACTACCATCAAGCACAAGCAGTAGAGTTTTCGGCCAAAACCCGCATGAGTGGTACCAACTTACCCGGTGGACGGGAGGTACGCAAAGGAGCAGTAGGAGCAATTAAAGGGTTTGTACGTTCCCGTAATGGTCGTGAAACCCCAGAACTTGATGCAGCTTACGAGCGAGTTTCCCAGCAGGGAGGTACACCCTTAGCTGTGTGCTTAGACCATGAAATCTACGGCGTAATTTATCTCAAAGATATTGTCAAACCTGGTATTCGCGAACGCTTTGACCAGTTACGCCGCATGGGAGTACGTACCATCATGCTGACTGGAGACAACCATATTACTGCAGCAGTGATTGCCAAAGAAGCTGGCGTTGATGATTTCATTGCCGAAGCCACTCCCGAAGATAAAATTACTGTTATTAAACAGGAACAGGCTAAAGGCAAACTAGTCGCCATGACCGGAGATGGCACCAATGATGCCCCAGCACTAGCACAAGCTAATGTTGGTTTAGCCATGAATACGGGGACTCAGGCAGCAAAAGAAGCAGCTAACATGGTGGATTTAGACTCTGATCCCACAAAATTGATTGATATCGTCAATGTTGGTAAACAATTGCTCATTACCCGTGGGGCGTTGACGACATTTTCCCTAGCTAATGATATTGCTAAATACTTTGCAATTATTCCCGTAATATTTGCTTCTGCTAATTTGCAAAGCCTGAATATTATGAAATTGACTAGTACTAATTCGGCTGTATTATCGGCATTAATTTATAACGCGTTGATTATTCCTGCCTTAATTCCCTTAGCTTTAAAGGGCGTGTATTTTCGACCCTTGACAGCCAATCAACTCCTGCAACGCAATATTTTAATTTATGGTTTGGGTGGAATAATTACGCCATTTATCGCCATTAAATTAATCGATATGCTGATTACAATAGCAGGTTTAACTTAG
- the kdpA gene encoding potassium-transporting ATPase subunit KdpA → MGQGFLQIGLTLCIVIAITSVFGRYIARVFMGEKTLLDSFMNPIERSIFVLAGVRPKDSMTGGQYARAVVYSNLVMGIVVYLLIFFQRFLPWNPNGFGAPTWDTLLHTTVSFVTNTDQQHYAGETTLSYFSQVAALGFLMFTSAATGLAVGIAFIRGLTGRKLGNFYIDITRAISRILLPISVVGAIALLILGVPQTLGETLVVRTLEGGTQYIARGPVASFEMIKMLGENGGGFFGVNSAHPFENPNGASNLIELIAMISIPAALIYTYGVFANNLKQAWLLFWMVFVVFVVLVGITASAELQGNPLINGTLGLELPNLEGKEVRFGWAQTALWAVMTTATMSGAVNGMHDSLMPQGLFSTLFNLFLQIIWGGQGTGIAYLLIYVILTVFLTGLMVGRTPEFLGRKIEKREIVLASIVLLIHPIAVLIPSAIALAYPISFAGITNPGFHGISQVVYEYASAAANNGSGLAGLATTHPAPTALWWNLSCLFPLLAGRYIPIIAILLLADSMSRKKPVPETPGTLRTDSLLFTCVTAGVSLILGVLTFFPVLALGPIAEGIKLSSGS, encoded by the coding sequence ATGGGACAAGGTTTTTTACAAATTGGGTTAACACTGTGTATTGTGATAGCAATCACATCAGTGTTCGGAAGATACATAGCACGTGTCTTCATGGGAGAAAAAACCCTGCTTGATTCCTTCATGAATCCCATAGAACGAAGTATCTTCGTCCTAGCGGGTGTAAGACCGAAAGATAGTATGACAGGTGGGCAATATGCCAGGGCTGTAGTATACAGTAACCTCGTCATGGGCATTGTAGTGTATTTATTAATATTTTTTCAGAGATTTTTACCCTGGAATCCCAATGGCTTTGGTGCGCCAACCTGGGATACACTACTGCACACCACGGTTTCTTTTGTTACTAATACCGACCAGCAACACTACGCAGGTGAGACGACCTTAAGCTATTTTAGTCAGGTAGCAGCTTTGGGGTTTTTGATGTTCACCTCCGCGGCTACAGGGTTGGCGGTAGGAATTGCCTTCATTCGCGGACTGACAGGTAGGAAATTAGGGAACTTTTATATTGACATCACCCGTGCCATTAGCCGCATATTACTACCAATATCGGTAGTGGGTGCGATCGCACTTCTCATATTAGGTGTACCGCAAACATTAGGCGAGACTTTAGTGGTGAGAACCTTAGAAGGCGGGACACAGTATATAGCTAGAGGGCCAGTTGCATCCTTCGAGATGATTAAAATGTTGGGTGAAAACGGTGGTGGCTTTTTTGGCGTTAACTCTGCTCACCCCTTTGAAAATCCTAATGGTGCTTCTAATTTAATAGAGCTCATAGCTATGATTTCTATCCCCGCTGCTTTGATTTACACCTATGGTGTATTTGCCAATAACCTCAAACAAGCTTGGTTGCTTTTTTGGATGGTGTTTGTGGTGTTTGTCGTTTTGGTAGGAATCACAGCCAGCGCCGAACTACAAGGTAATCCCCTGATCAATGGCACCTTGGGGTTAGAACTCCCAAATCTAGAAGGCAAAGAAGTCCGATTTGGTTGGGCACAAACAGCATTATGGGCAGTCATGACTACCGCCACTATGTCTGGTGCTGTCAACGGAATGCACGATTCCTTAATGCCCCAAGGATTATTTTCAACTTTATTTAACTTGTTCCTCCAGATTATCTGGGGTGGTCAAGGAACTGGAATAGCTTATCTATTAATTTACGTAATTCTTACCGTCTTTCTCACTGGGTTAATGGTAGGACGTACCCCAGAATTTTTAGGACGCAAAATTGAAAAACGGGAAATTGTTCTCGCCAGTATAGTATTACTGATCCATCCAATTGCAGTATTAATTCCCAGTGCGATCGCCTTAGCCTACCCCATCTCCTTCGCGGGAATTACCAACCCTGGCTTTCATGGCATTTCCCAAGTAGTTTATGAATATGCCTCAGCCGCAGCTAACAATGGTTCTGGATTGGCAGGTTTAGCTACTACCCACCCTGCACCTACAGCCTTGTGGTGGAATTTGAGTTGCTTATTTCCTCTTTTAGCAGGACGCTACATACCGATTATTGCCATATTGTTACTGGCTGATAGTATGTCTCGTAAGAAACCAGTACCAGAAACCCCTGGTACCCTCAGAACCGATTCTCTGCTATTTACTTGTGTCACAGCTGGCGTAAGTCTCATTTTAGGCGTACTCACATTTTTCCCAGTCTTGGCCTTAGGCCCCATAGCCGAGGGTATTAAATTATCCTCTGGCAGTTAA
- a CDS encoding TspO/MBR family protein, producing the protein MIKSWMVIGAVAFVVALGANLITPSDRKWFQRLQRPRWLTFEAAIPIIWTVIFICGAWSAYIVWERDPGSSNTWLLMAIYLLLEIVTIAYTPVMFRLRSLKVGTILGGTGFIIGLLLALAVLTTSNWAALLLVPYLLWSPIGTYTTWQMLHLNPQEA; encoded by the coding sequence ATGATTAAATCTTGGATGGTAATTGGGGCTGTAGCTTTTGTAGTTGCTTTAGGTGCTAACTTAATTACGCCTAGCGATCGCAAATGGTTCCAGCGTTTGCAAAGACCTAGATGGCTAACTTTTGAGGCTGCAATTCCAATTATTTGGACTGTAATTTTTATTTGTGGTGCTTGGTCGGCTTACATTGTGTGGGAAAGAGACCCAGGAAGCAGCAATACTTGGCTATTAATGGCTATATATCTACTTTTAGAGATTGTTACTATTGCTTACACGCCTGTAATGTTTCGCCTGCGTAGCCTCAAAGTGGGTACTATTCTCGGCGGTACAGGCTTTATTATTGGTTTACTATTGGCACTTGCGGTTTTAACTACTTCTAATTGGGCAGCACTTTTATTAGTTCCTTATCTGCTTTGGAGTCCCATCGGTACTTATACCACTTGGCAGATGCTGCACCTCAATCCTCAAGAAGCATAA